The Desulfovibrio sp. genome segment AGGTGGGTTGAAAGCCAGCTGAAACCGGGCCGCACAGAGGCCGACATAAGCTGGTGCATCGAGCGCTTCTTTCGCGAGAACGGCGCTTCGGAACTGGCCTTTGCCAACATAGTGGCCGTTGGCAGAAATGCAGCCTTGCCCCACGCCATTCCCGGTGAAGACACTATTACCGCCAACTGCCCCGTGCTTGTGGACGTGGGCTGCAGGGTGGACAACTACTGCTCTGACCAGACCCGAACCTTCTGGGTTGGCAACGCCCCTACCGATGAATTTCGCCGCGCGCTTGACCTGACCCGCCAGGCTCAGACCGCAGCCATTGAGGGCATGCGACCGGGCATGGCCCTGCGCGATGCCTATGCACTGGCGCACGCTGTCTTTGAAAAATCTGGCGTAGCCAATGCATTTACCCACGGCCTCGGGCACGGTGTTGGTCTTGAAACCCACGAAGCCCCCAGCCTTTCGCCCCGCGCCGATGGCATACTTGAGCCTGGCATGGTAGTGACCGTTGAACCTGGCCTGTACTATCCCCAGTGGGGCGGCATACGCTGGGAATACACGGTACTGGTGGAAGAGGACGGCGTCAGAATTCTTTAGGGGGACACGATGGGCATTATTTACCTCGTTGGCGCGCGGGCTTCGGGCAAGACCACTGTCGGCAAGGCCCTTGCCAAAAAGCTGGGCCTGCCCTTTGCCGATACTGACCAGCACCTGCTGGAAAGTGCTGGCCGTAGCGTTGACCAGATAGTGGAAACCGAAGGCTGGCCGGGCTTCCGCCAGCGCGAGAGCGCAGCATTGCGCGAAGTGTCGGACGCCCACACCCGGGGCTGCGTTGTTTCCACCGGCGGCGGCATGGTGCTGGCAGAGGCAAACCGCACGCTCATGCGCCAGCGCGGTATGGTTGTATTTCTCGACGCACCGGTGGAAGTACTTGCGGAACGCCTGGGGCGCAACCCTCTCAACAGCCAGCGTCCCTCGCTGACTGGCAAGGACCTCATTGAGGAAGTAAATGACGTGCTCAACGAACGTCGCCCGCTTTACGAGGCCACCGCTCATCATATTGTGGATGCCTCGCGCCCCCTTTCATCCATTTGCCGCCATATTTCAGACCTCTGGAAGGCCCATGGCGCATAGGCAACTTCCAGCCTGGTTTTGCCTTGGTGGCAGCGTCATCGTGCTCTTTCTCATGGCCCGGCTTGCTCCTGACTGGTTGCATACGTGAATTTTTCCCCGACATCTGATCCCCAGCCGCTGGTTTCAGTGGTGCTGCCCGCGTGGAATGCGGCGCGCACTCTTGGCGCTGCCCTGCAAAGCCTGCTTGACCAGTGCCCCTCTTCGCTCGGCCCTGTGCCAGATTTTGAGGTTGTGGTTGTGGACGACGGCTCCACCGACGACACACGCACCCTGCTGGAACACTGGCGCTCCACCCACCTGCTGGGCAACAGGCTCCGCCCAGTCTACGCACCGCACAGGGGCATCGTGCCTGCGCTGAACAGTGGGCTTGCCGCTGCAAGGGGCGCACTTGTGGCCCGCATGGACGCTGACGACACAGCACACCCCCAGCGGCTGGCCTGCCAGACAGCTCACCTACTGGACAATGAGCACATTGATCTTTCTGCAACCTGCGTGACTTTTGGTGGTGATCGCGAACTTGCGCACGGATTTGCACACTTTGTGGACTGGCAGAACAGCCTGCTCACCCACGAGCAGATCAGTCGCGCGCGCTTTCGCGACACACCCGTGTGTCATCCTTCGGTCATGTTCCGCAGGGGATGCGTGAACCAGTGGGGCGCGTACCGCGATGGCGACTTTGCCGAAGACTGGGAAATCTGGTTGCGATGGCTGCACCATGGCGCTGTAATGGACAAGCAGCCAGAGCAGATGCTGGTGTGGAATGATGCGCCAACCCGCGCCACACGTGCAGACCGCAGATACGCACGTGAGGCCTGCGACAGGTTGCGGGCCTTTTGGCTTGCCCGCTGGCTTGAACAAAACAACCCTTTTCATCCCCTTGTCTGGATCGTTGGCGGGGGTCGCGTTGCCCGTCAAAGGCTCGCGCCGTTGTGGCAGCATGGCCCTGTACCCGCCGCGTACATTGATATTGACCCGCACAAAATCGGCAACCGGGTCGGAGGGGTAGCTGTTATGGGCCGCTCTGCCTTGCCTCCCCCTGGGCAGTGTTGCATTCTTAATGCGCTTACAGCCCACGGTGCAGCCGAAGAGGCAAGTCAGTGGCTGACCCAGACTGGACACCAGCCGGGCCAGTTTCTTATTGTTTAGCAGTCACTTTGCATAAATCTGACCTGTTAAATCGCCTATAGCATTTATTTGTGTCTTTCTTCCCAAGGCAAACTTCCATTGCATGCAGCTCTTTGCACTGCGATACTGCAATGACATTGTAGCGTACTGCATAAATGCATGCTTTATGCACCACAGCGGCTTTTTTGCCTCTTTATTTGGTTGTGCAAACAGCCAATTTTGACGCACTTGCAACGCATTCCTGTTACAGCACACGCACTCTGCCCTTATAGTTGCCATTTTCCGCCAATCCTGATCGCTCGAACAGCCCTTGTGAAAAAAAAATTGCGGAGTTTGCGAAATTTGTCACCAATACCCTTTGACATAACAGGGGCAAGGGGCTATGTTGCAAGGGCTTTATGTATTTTCAACTCCTTCAATCCGCAATTCATATGGAGGATGCGGCATGCTGGACTTAAATGTCACCCTGCTCTTTCAGCTGGCGAATTTCTTTATCGCTATTTATGTGCTCAACATCCTCCTGATTCGCCCCATCCGCGAAATCATTAAAAAGCGCAACGGCGTCATGGATGATATGGCCGAGGAAGCTGGCTCTTTCGAGTATCAGGCTGCCGAACGGCTCACCAACTATGAGGCCGAACTGGCCCGCGCCCGTCAGGACGCAGGTAGCAACCGTGAGGAAGGCCGCGCTGCTGGCGCGGCAGAACAGCAGAAGCTGGTGGGCGAAGCACAGCAGAGCGCCCGCAACATTCTGGCTGAAACCCGCGCCTCGCTACAGGCACAGGCTGCGGAAACCCTTGAAGCACTGCGTAAGCAGGTGGGCGAATTTTCTTCCCGCCTGGCCGACCGCCTTATCAAGGGCTAGCAAGCGGCGCTGACTCAGGCCTTTTGCGGGCCGTTCCGCAACGCCGCGCGTTGCGGGCATCATTGGGAACTGTTTTCGAATCGGCATATTATCGAACAGAGGGGGTGGGCTTTGAGCAGATGGAAACACGCGGGTTTTATCCTGCCGCTCGTTATTGCCTTTGCCGCGCTGGTGGTCATTCCTGCGGGAGCCATGGCTTCTGAGGGACATGCAGCGCCGCGTTGGGGCGACTTCGGCTGGCGCGTGCTCAACTTCGTGATTTTTGCCGGCATCCTCTGGTACTTCGTCGGCGGCTTGGCCAAGCGTTTCTTTAAGAACCGCCGCGAAGGCATCAAGAATGCCCTGGACGATCTTGACGGACGTCGCAAGACGGCCAAGGAGCAGCTGGCCTCGGTAGAGACCCGCATTGCCAACCTTAATGCTGAACGCGAGGCCATCTTGGCCGAAAGCCGCCAGCAGGCCGAAGCCCTTAAGCAGGGCATTGTGGAAGAGGCTCACCGCCAGGCCGCTCAAATTGTGGAGCAAGCGCGCCTTACGGCGGAAAATGAAGGCCGCGCCATCTTCGCCGAAGTGCGCGCCTCCATTGCCGATGAAATCGTGAACGCTGCCGAGAAGGCCTTGGGTTCCAAGCTCAACGCAGCCGAGCACGACAAGCTTATCGCCAACTCCCTTAACAAGGTGGTGCTCCATTGATCGACACCGTGGTTGCACGCAGGTATGCCAACGCAATCTTTGCGCTTGGCAAAAAGGAAGGGGAAGCAGCCCTGAGCTCGCACGGCGAATGCCTTGCCGCTCTTGGCAAGCTGCTTGCCACCGCGCCTGGGCTTGACGTTACCCTTAAAAGCCCTGTTATCGGCGTGGAAGAAAAAAAAGCGGTACTCGACAAACTGCTTGGCAAGCTTAAGGCCGACACTACCATGCGCAACTTCTGCTTTCTGCTGGCAGACAAGGAAAGGCTTGCCTTTCTGGGTGAAATCGCAGCGTGGTACGGCAAACTGCTGGACGAGGCCAAGGGCATTGTCCGTGGCCAATGCATAACCGCAG includes the following:
- the atpH gene encoding ATP synthase F1 subunit delta, whose amino-acid sequence is MIDTVVARRYANAIFALGKKEGEAALSSHGECLAALGKLLATAPGLDVTLKSPVIGVEEKKAVLDKLLGKLKADTTMRNFCFLLADKERLAFLGEIAAWYGKLLDEAKGIVRGQCITAVQLSADKQSKLKDTLQKKAGTDIELTFAVDKDILGGMVLKMGDRVLDASLRAQLGILRETFKRGE
- a CDS encoding glycosyltransferase, encoding MNFSPTSDPQPLVSVVLPAWNAARTLGAALQSLLDQCPSSLGPVPDFEVVVVDDGSTDDTRTLLEHWRSTHLLGNRLRPVYAPHRGIVPALNSGLAAARGALVARMDADDTAHPQRLACQTAHLLDNEHIDLSATCVTFGGDRELAHGFAHFVDWQNSLLTHEQISRARFRDTPVCHPSVMFRRGCVNQWGAYRDGDFAEDWEIWLRWLHHGAVMDKQPEQMLVWNDAPTRATRADRRYAREACDRLRAFWLARWLEQNNPFHPLVWIVGGGRVARQRLAPLWQHGPVPAAYIDIDPHKIGNRVGGVAVMGRSALPPPGQCCILNALTAHGAAEEASQWLTQTGHQPGQFLIV
- a CDS encoding aminopeptidase P family protein — its product is MTEIFASRRETLRRAMRQRGLDALMINQAANRFYLSGFELHDPQFNESAGRLVITADGRDWLATDARYLDAAARIWDRERIFIYGGGAAQDLYGLLRLCGSRIGLEYQGISMAFARSLAAAGPGLHCEAADGMVERQRRIKEPCEIAALEKSFALNHKLMRWVESQLKPGRTEADISWCIERFFRENGASELAFANIVAVGRNAALPHAIPGEDTITANCPVLVDVGCRVDNYCSDQTRTFWVGNAPTDEFRRALDLTRQAQTAAIEGMRPGMALRDAYALAHAVFEKSGVANAFTHGLGHGVGLETHEAPSLSPRADGILEPGMVVTVEPGLYYPQWGGIRWEYTVLVEEDGVRIL
- a CDS encoding ATP synthase F0 subunit B — encoded protein: MSRWKHAGFILPLVIAFAALVVIPAGAMASEGHAAPRWGDFGWRVLNFVIFAGILWYFVGGLAKRFFKNRREGIKNALDDLDGRRKTAKEQLASVETRIANLNAEREAILAESRQQAEALKQGIVEEAHRQAAQIVEQARLTAENEGRAIFAEVRASIADEIVNAAEKALGSKLNAAEHDKLIANSLNKVVLH
- a CDS encoding ATP synthase F0 subunit B; protein product: MLDLNVTLLFQLANFFIAIYVLNILLIRPIREIIKKRNGVMDDMAEEAGSFEYQAAERLTNYEAELARARQDAGSNREEGRAAGAAEQQKLVGEAQQSARNILAETRASLQAQAAETLEALRKQVGEFSSRLADRLIKG
- the aroL gene encoding shikimate kinase AroL — encoded protein: MGIIYLVGARASGKTTVGKALAKKLGLPFADTDQHLLESAGRSVDQIVETEGWPGFRQRESAALREVSDAHTRGCVVSTGGGMVLAEANRTLMRQRGMVVFLDAPVEVLAERLGRNPLNSQRPSLTGKDLIEEVNDVLNERRPLYEATAHHIVDASRPLSSICRHISDLWKAHGA